In Nicotiana tabacum cultivar K326 chromosome 2, ASM71507v2, whole genome shotgun sequence, the following proteins share a genomic window:
- the LOC142168731 gene encoding uncharacterized protein LOC142168731, with protein sequence MLTASAKMYSRLVPLFVVCVFLQTTFARKLLQFPSGSIPGFDGIDQIIGNIAGGGGGGGGGGENGGFGGGMGGGWGKGSDSNGGGGGGGGGGGGGGGVNGGSGQGFGIGWGSGSGSNGGGGGGGGGGGGGGDENGGGGFGGGAGEGRGDGDVAFDPTIED encoded by the coding sequence TGTTAACAGCAAGTGCAAAGATGTATAGCAGATTGGTTCCGTTGTTTGTTGTGTGTGTTTTTTTGCAAACAACATTTGCAAGGAAGCTTCTACAATTTCCATCTGGAAGCATCCCCGGGTTTGACGGAATTGACCAAATTATCGGAAATATTGCTGGCGGCGGTGGCGGTGGCGGTGGAGGAGGTGAGAATGGTGGATTTGGTGGGGGGATGGGAGGTGGTTGGGGTAAGGGATCAGATAGCAATGGAGGAGGTGGTGGTGGAGGTGGCGGCggtggtggaggaggaggtgtgAATGGTGGATCTGGTCAGGGGTTTGGAATTGGCTGGGGTAGTGGATCAGGTAGCAATGGAGGAGGTGGTGGCGGTGGCGGAGGTGGAGGAGGAGGCGGCGATGAAAACGGCGGGGGTGGTTTTGGTGGCGGAGCTGGTGAAGGCCGTGGAGATGGAGATGTGGCGTTTGATCCTACTATTGAAGATTGA